From Parus major isolate Abel chromosome 1A, Parus_major1.1, whole genome shotgun sequence, the proteins below share one genomic window:
- the FAM234B gene encoding protein FAM234B isoform X2 codes for MATVLSRALKLPGKKSPDLGEYDPLTQADSDESEDDLVLNIQKNGGVKNGKSPPEEIQDPDSDVEVGMTKQHTSESAPEGYPAETAGSLEQKAAPSLMPYLRTAIFLLTVVISMILVLVCAFLIPCPPRDLHNTWNRNLGQGAGGVLSPLELCDVNSDGLPDILIVFTALMNASVMGVSRPSVTVVALSGMNGSTLWSIQLPEETRSVQCNGLSLGAAAGPVCLVTGTSKFLSLLSASTGKTIWTLNPIHLSSGILAAPAATLPDVDGDGIRDIVILALKETQPDVFFILVSGKNGTALGGPVKYSTNGEGKVIGPQVHITSRGAIYILFGFGNVQAVALRDIFTQARNRDNFPAMLQQEEPEWEKRRSVNLSELIDIYSGGVDFLQTVRTPDTNCSNLLITTKESLILLRGQDLERRWTLELQNISSQPVPGYFGADQTLDFMLQAQTGDGNKKVVVVDGKSGLPVWNQELPWQRQQLDALSVMTLDKKSVFLFWADETQPVLQSLPGPRPERPGLHHLYLLHPVFPTVLLDLTNATDNVIASAVGINDLQKDAFHITVTTTATSEKQPGFLSVSKLGLKWAMMSQGRMVWLKDSSSPKISRGEVRRFLARMKFADFPQKL; via the exons GAAAGAAGAGCCCAGACCTTGGGGAATATGATCCCCTCACTCAGGCTGACAGTGATGAAAGTGAAGATGACCTTGTACTCAACATCCAGAAGAATGGGGGGGTCAAGAATGGGAAGAGCCCCCCTGAAGAGATACAGGACCCTGATTCTGATGTGGAGGTTGGGATGACAAAGCAGCACACGTCAGAGAGTGCGCCCGAGGGTTATCCTGCAGAGACAGCTGGGAGTTTGGAGCAGAAGGCTGCTCCCTCGCTCATGCCATACCTGCGCACTGCAATCTTTTTGCTCACTGTGGTGATCTCGATGATTCTTGTGCTGGTGTGCGCATTTCTAATTCCCTGTCCCCCTAGAGACTTGCATAACACCTGGAACCGCAACCTAGGTCAGGGAGCAG GTGGTGTGTTATCCCCCCTGGAACTGTGTGATGTGAACAGTGATGGCCTCCCTGACATCCTCATTGTCTTCACTGCCTTGATGAATGCCAGTGTCATGG GTGTCTCTAGACCCTCTGTAACTGTGGTGGCACTTTCTGGTATGAATGGCAGCACTTTGTGGTCCATCCAGCTTCCAGAAGAGACGCGAAGTGTGCAGTGCAATGGGCTGTCACTgggggcagctgcagggcctGTCTGCCTTGTTACAGGAACATCAAAATTCCTCAGCCTTCTCAGTGCCTCCACAG GCAAGACCATCTGGACACTGAATCCCATTCATCTCTCAAGTGGGATCCTGGCTGCACCAGCTGCAACTCTTCCAGATGTAGATGGAGATGGGATTAGGGATATTGTTATTCTGGCTCTCAAAGAGACACAG CCTGATGTGTTTTTCATCTTGGTATCAGGAAAGAATGGAACTGCTTTGGGTGGGCCTGTCAAGTACAGTACCAATGGAGAAGGGAAAGTGATTGGCCCCCAAGTCCACATCACCAGCCGGGGAGCCATCTACatcctgtttggttttg GTAATGTTCAAGCAGTTGCCCTGAGGGATATCTTTACCCAAGCCAGAAACCGGGACAACTTTCCTGCaatgctgcagcaggaggagccaGAGTGGGAAAAGCGCAGATCTGTCAACCTGTCAGAGCTCATTGACATTTACAG TGGGGGTGTTGACTTTCTGCAGACAGTGAGGACACCTGACACGAACTGCAGCAACCTGCTCATCACAACCAAAGAGAGCTTGATCCTGCTGAGGGGACAGGACCTGGAGCGCCGCTGgaccctggagctgcagaataTCAGCAG CCAGCCTGTACCAGGTTACTTTGGTGCTGACCAAACTCTGGACTTCATGTTGCAAGCACAGACTGGAGATGGGAACAAAAAG GTGGTGGTGGTAGATGGAAAATCTGGCCTCCCTGTTTGGAACCAGGAACTTCCATGGCAAAGGCAACAACTCGATGCACTCTCAGTCATGACTTTGGACAAGaagtctgtttttctcttctgggCTGATGAAACACAGCCTGTGTTGCAAAGTTTG CCTGGTCCCAGACCTGAGCGCCCAGGGCTGCACCACCTCTATCTCCTCCACCCTGTTTTTCCTACAGTTCTTTTGGACCTCACCAATGCAACAGACAATGTCATTGCTTCAGCAG TTGGAATTAATGATCTCCAAAAGGATGCATTTCACATCACTGTGACAACAACCGCAACCTCTGAAAAACAGCCAGGATTTCTCTCGGTCAGCAAGCTGGGCCTGAAGTGGGCCATGATGAGTCAAGGTCGAATGGTGTGGTTAAAGGACAGCAGCTCTCCAAAAATCAGCCGTGGAGAAGTGAGGCGATTTCTTGCCCGGATGAAATTTGCTGACTTTCCTCAGAAG CTCTAG
- the FAM234B gene encoding protein FAM234B isoform X1 — MATVLSRALKLPGKKSPDLGEYDPLTQADSDESEDDLVLNIQKNGGVKNGKSPPEEIQDPDSDVEVGMTKQHTSESAPEGYPAETAGSLEQKAAPSLMPYLRTAIFLLTVVISMILVLVCAFLIPCPPRDLHNTWNRNLGQGAGGVLSPLELCDVNSDGLPDILIVFTALMNASVMGVSRPSVTVVALSGMNGSTLWSIQLPEETRSVQCNGLSLGAAAGPVCLVTGTSKFLSLLSASTGKTIWTLNPIHLSSGILAAPAATLPDVDGDGIRDIVILALKETQPDVFFILVSGKNGTALGGPVKYSTNGEGKVIGPQVHITSRGAIYILFGFGNVQAVALRDIFTQARNRDNFPAMLQQEEPEWEKRRSVNLSELIDIYSGGVDFLQTVRTPDTNCSNLLITTKESLILLRGQDLERRWTLELQNISSQPVPGYFGADQTLDFMLQAQTGDGNKKVVVVDGKSGLPVWNQELPWQRQQLDALSVMTLDKKSVFLFWADETQPVLQSLQPGPRPERPGLHHLYLLHPVFPTVLLDLTNATDNVIASAVGINDLQKDAFHITVTTTATSEKQPGFLSVSKLGLKWAMMSQGRMVWLKDSSSPKISRGEVRRFLARMKFADFPQKL, encoded by the exons GAAAGAAGAGCCCAGACCTTGGGGAATATGATCCCCTCACTCAGGCTGACAGTGATGAAAGTGAAGATGACCTTGTACTCAACATCCAGAAGAATGGGGGGGTCAAGAATGGGAAGAGCCCCCCTGAAGAGATACAGGACCCTGATTCTGATGTGGAGGTTGGGATGACAAAGCAGCACACGTCAGAGAGTGCGCCCGAGGGTTATCCTGCAGAGACAGCTGGGAGTTTGGAGCAGAAGGCTGCTCCCTCGCTCATGCCATACCTGCGCACTGCAATCTTTTTGCTCACTGTGGTGATCTCGATGATTCTTGTGCTGGTGTGCGCATTTCTAATTCCCTGTCCCCCTAGAGACTTGCATAACACCTGGAACCGCAACCTAGGTCAGGGAGCAG GTGGTGTGTTATCCCCCCTGGAACTGTGTGATGTGAACAGTGATGGCCTCCCTGACATCCTCATTGTCTTCACTGCCTTGATGAATGCCAGTGTCATGG GTGTCTCTAGACCCTCTGTAACTGTGGTGGCACTTTCTGGTATGAATGGCAGCACTTTGTGGTCCATCCAGCTTCCAGAAGAGACGCGAAGTGTGCAGTGCAATGGGCTGTCACTgggggcagctgcagggcctGTCTGCCTTGTTACAGGAACATCAAAATTCCTCAGCCTTCTCAGTGCCTCCACAG GCAAGACCATCTGGACACTGAATCCCATTCATCTCTCAAGTGGGATCCTGGCTGCACCAGCTGCAACTCTTCCAGATGTAGATGGAGATGGGATTAGGGATATTGTTATTCTGGCTCTCAAAGAGACACAG CCTGATGTGTTTTTCATCTTGGTATCAGGAAAGAATGGAACTGCTTTGGGTGGGCCTGTCAAGTACAGTACCAATGGAGAAGGGAAAGTGATTGGCCCCCAAGTCCACATCACCAGCCGGGGAGCCATCTACatcctgtttggttttg GTAATGTTCAAGCAGTTGCCCTGAGGGATATCTTTACCCAAGCCAGAAACCGGGACAACTTTCCTGCaatgctgcagcaggaggagccaGAGTGGGAAAAGCGCAGATCTGTCAACCTGTCAGAGCTCATTGACATTTACAG TGGGGGTGTTGACTTTCTGCAGACAGTGAGGACACCTGACACGAACTGCAGCAACCTGCTCATCACAACCAAAGAGAGCTTGATCCTGCTGAGGGGACAGGACCTGGAGCGCCGCTGgaccctggagctgcagaataTCAGCAG CCAGCCTGTACCAGGTTACTTTGGTGCTGACCAAACTCTGGACTTCATGTTGCAAGCACAGACTGGAGATGGGAACAAAAAG GTGGTGGTGGTAGATGGAAAATCTGGCCTCCCTGTTTGGAACCAGGAACTTCCATGGCAAAGGCAACAACTCGATGCACTCTCAGTCATGACTTTGGACAAGaagtctgtttttctcttctgggCTGATGAAACACAGCCTGTGTTGCAAAGTTTG CAGCCTGGTCCCAGACCTGAGCGCCCAGGGCTGCACCACCTCTATCTCCTCCACCCTGTTTTTCCTACAGTTCTTTTGGACCTCACCAATGCAACAGACAATGTCATTGCTTCAGCAG TTGGAATTAATGATCTCCAAAAGGATGCATTTCACATCACTGTGACAACAACCGCAACCTCTGAAAAACAGCCAGGATTTCTCTCGGTCAGCAAGCTGGGCCTGAAGTGGGCCATGATGAGTCAAGGTCGAATGGTGTGGTTAAAGGACAGCAGCTCTCCAAAAATCAGCCGTGGAGAAGTGAGGCGATTTCTTGCCCGGATGAAATTTGCTGACTTTCCTCAGAAG CTCTAG